The Methanobacterium sp. BAmetb5 genome includes a region encoding these proteins:
- a CDS encoding DNA-directed RNA polymerase subunit H produces the protein MVKKDILKHELVPDHVVLSKSEVKKVLKKLDIHPEQLPKIKADDPVVKAIEAKPGDILKITRKSQTAGKFETYRLVLD, from the coding sequence ATGGTGAAGAAGGATATCTTAAAACACGAACTGGTTCCAGATCATGTTGTTTTGTCGAAATCTGAAGTTAAAAAAGTACTTAAAAAACTGGATATCCACCCTGAGCAGCTACCAAAAATAAAAGCTGACGATCCGGTTGTTAAAGCTATAGAAGCTAAGCCGGGGGATATTCTTAAAATAACTAGAAAAAGTCAGACTGCAGGTAAATTTGAAACCTACCGTTTGGTTTTAGACTAA